One Salmo salar chromosome ssa01, Ssal_v3.1, whole genome shotgun sequence DNA window includes the following coding sequences:
- the LOC106564072 gene encoding bone morphogenetic protein receptor type-1B isoform X2 → MLLRNPGRDRSDSRWENGGSTAPAPTQRILWCHCYHHCPEDSTNNTCRTDGYCFTMVEDEEGSLPVLTSGCLGLVGSEFQCRDTGNARQRRALECCTDQDFCNKDLYPTLPPPRAPDYVDSSIHHMALFISVTVCSIILALIIVFCYFRYKRQESRPHYSIGLEQDETYIPPGESLKDLIEQSQSSGSGSGLPLLVQRTIAKQIQMVKQIGKGRYGEVWMGRWRGERVAVKVFFTTEEASWFRETEIYQTVLMRHENILGFIAADIKGTGSWTQLYLITDYHESGSLYDYLKSTTLDIKAMLRLAYSSVSGLCHLHTEIFGTQGKPAIAHRDLKSKNILVKKNGACCIADLGLAVKFISDTNEVDIPPNTRVGTKRYMPPEVLDESLNRKHFQSYIMADMYSFGLILWEIARRCVSGGIVEEYQLPYHDLVSSDPSYEDMREVVCIKRQRPSFANRWSSDECLRQMGKLMTECWAHNPASRLTALRVKKTLAKMSESQDIKL, encoded by the exons ATGTTACTGAGGAACCCTGGGagagacaggtcagacagtaggTGGGAGAACGGTGGGAGTACAGCCCCGGCTCCAACACAGAGGATCCTCTGGTGCCACTGTTACCATCACTGTCCTGAAGACTCTACCAACAATACCTGCAG GACTGATGGTTATTGTTTCACCATggtggaggatgaagagggaagTCTCCCTGTGCTGACCTCTGGGTGTCTGGGGCTGGTGGGTTCGGAGTTTCAGTGCAGG GACACAGGGAATGCCCGTCAGAGGAGGGCTCTAGAGTGCTGTACAGACCAGGACTTCTGCAATAAAGACCTGTATCCTACTTTACCACCACCGAGGGCCCCTG attACGTGGACAGCAGTATCCACCACATGGCtctcttcatctctgtcacaGTCTGCAGCATCATCCTGGCGCTCATCATCGTCTTCTGTTACTTCAG GTATAAGCGTCAGGAGTCCCGGCCTCACTACAGTATTGGTCTGGAGCAGGATGAGACTTACATTCCCCCTGGAGAGTCTCTGAAGGACCTGATAGAACAGTCCCAGAGCTCTGGATCAGGATCAGGACTCCCCCTGCTG GTGCAGCGCACCATAGCCAAGCAGATTCAGATGGTGAAGCAGATAGGTAAGGGCCGCTACGGGGAGGTGTGGATGGGtcgctggagaggagagagagtggctgTCAAAGTGTTCTTCACCACCGAGGAGGCCAGCtggttcagagagacagagatctaCCAAACTGTCCTCATGAGACACGAGAACATACTGG GCTTCATAGCAGCTGACATAAAGGGAACAGGCTCGTGGACCCAGCTCTACCTGATCACAGACTACCATGAGAGTGGATCTCTGTACGACTACCTCAAGTCCACCACGCTAGACATCAAGGCCATGCTGCGGCTGGCCTACTCCTCAGTGTCAGGCCTCTGTCACCTCCACACAGAGATCTTTGGCACCCAGGGCAAGCCAGCCATCGCCCACAGAGACCTGAAGAGCAAGAACATCCTGGTAAAGAAGAATGGGGCCTGCTGCATCGCAGACCTGGGTCTTGCCGTCAAATTCATCAG TGACACCAACGAGGTGGACATCCCTCCCAACACCAGGGTGGGCACAAAGCGCTATATGCCCCCAGAGGTGCTGGACGAGAGTCTGAACAGGAAACACTTTCAGTCCTACATCATGGCCGACATGTACAGCTTCGGCCTCATCCTCTGGGAGATCGCCCGGCGCTGCGTATCTGGAG GCATCGTAGAGGAGTACCAGCTGCCTTACCATGACCTGGTGTCCTCTGACCCCTCCTATGAAGACATGAGGGAGGTGGTGTGCATCAAGAGACAGAGACCCTCCTTCGCCAACCGCTGGAGCAGTGATGAG TGTCTCAGACAGATGGGGAAGCTGATGACGGAGTGCTGGGCCCACAACCCTGCATCTCGCCTCACTGCTCTGAGAGTGAAGAAGACCCTGGCCAAGATGTCTGAGTCTCAGGACATCAAACTGTGA
- the LOC106564072 gene encoding bone morphogenetic protein receptor type-1B isoform X1: MMVVWLPWGWAWRTVLLVTGLASLSPGTNANVLDTMLLRNPGRDRSDSRWENGGSTAPAPTQRILWCHCYHHCPEDSTNNTCRTDGYCFTMVEDEEGSLPVLTSGCLGLVGSEFQCRDTGNARQRRALECCTDQDFCNKDLYPTLPPPRAPDYVDSSIHHMALFISVTVCSIILALIIVFCYFRYKRQESRPHYSIGLEQDETYIPPGESLKDLIEQSQSSGSGSGLPLLVQRTIAKQIQMVKQIGKGRYGEVWMGRWRGERVAVKVFFTTEEASWFRETEIYQTVLMRHENILGFIAADIKGTGSWTQLYLITDYHESGSLYDYLKSTTLDIKAMLRLAYSSVSGLCHLHTEIFGTQGKPAIAHRDLKSKNILVKKNGACCIADLGLAVKFISDTNEVDIPPNTRVGTKRYMPPEVLDESLNRKHFQSYIMADMYSFGLILWEIARRCVSGGIVEEYQLPYHDLVSSDPSYEDMREVVCIKRQRPSFANRWSSDECLRQMGKLMTECWAHNPASRLTALRVKKTLAKMSESQDIKL; encoded by the exons CCAACGTGTTGGACACCATGTTACTGAGGAACCCTGGGagagacaggtcagacagtaggTGGGAGAACGGTGGGAGTACAGCCCCGGCTCCAACACAGAGGATCCTCTGGTGCCACTGTTACCATCACTGTCCTGAAGACTCTACCAACAATACCTGCAG GACTGATGGTTATTGTTTCACCATggtggaggatgaagagggaagTCTCCCTGTGCTGACCTCTGGGTGTCTGGGGCTGGTGGGTTCGGAGTTTCAGTGCAGG GACACAGGGAATGCCCGTCAGAGGAGGGCTCTAGAGTGCTGTACAGACCAGGACTTCTGCAATAAAGACCTGTATCCTACTTTACCACCACCGAGGGCCCCTG attACGTGGACAGCAGTATCCACCACATGGCtctcttcatctctgtcacaGTCTGCAGCATCATCCTGGCGCTCATCATCGTCTTCTGTTACTTCAG GTATAAGCGTCAGGAGTCCCGGCCTCACTACAGTATTGGTCTGGAGCAGGATGAGACTTACATTCCCCCTGGAGAGTCTCTGAAGGACCTGATAGAACAGTCCCAGAGCTCTGGATCAGGATCAGGACTCCCCCTGCTG GTGCAGCGCACCATAGCCAAGCAGATTCAGATGGTGAAGCAGATAGGTAAGGGCCGCTACGGGGAGGTGTGGATGGGtcgctggagaggagagagagtggctgTCAAAGTGTTCTTCACCACCGAGGAGGCCAGCtggttcagagagacagagatctaCCAAACTGTCCTCATGAGACACGAGAACATACTGG GCTTCATAGCAGCTGACATAAAGGGAACAGGCTCGTGGACCCAGCTCTACCTGATCACAGACTACCATGAGAGTGGATCTCTGTACGACTACCTCAAGTCCACCACGCTAGACATCAAGGCCATGCTGCGGCTGGCCTACTCCTCAGTGTCAGGCCTCTGTCACCTCCACACAGAGATCTTTGGCACCCAGGGCAAGCCAGCCATCGCCCACAGAGACCTGAAGAGCAAGAACATCCTGGTAAAGAAGAATGGGGCCTGCTGCATCGCAGACCTGGGTCTTGCCGTCAAATTCATCAG TGACACCAACGAGGTGGACATCCCTCCCAACACCAGGGTGGGCACAAAGCGCTATATGCCCCCAGAGGTGCTGGACGAGAGTCTGAACAGGAAACACTTTCAGTCCTACATCATGGCCGACATGTACAGCTTCGGCCTCATCCTCTGGGAGATCGCCCGGCGCTGCGTATCTGGAG GCATCGTAGAGGAGTACCAGCTGCCTTACCATGACCTGGTGTCCTCTGACCCCTCCTATGAAGACATGAGGGAGGTGGTGTGCATCAAGAGACAGAGACCCTCCTTCGCCAACCGCTGGAGCAGTGATGAG TGTCTCAGACAGATGGGGAAGCTGATGACGGAGTGCTGGGCCCACAACCCTGCATCTCGCCTCACTGCTCTGAGAGTGAAGAAGACCCTGGCCAAGATGTCTGAGTCTCAGGACATCAAACTGTGA